CCAGTTGGGCGGTCCGCTGTAAGGAGAAAATGGTGATGAGCGCGAGGAATACAAAGTTCCTGGCAGTCTTGGCCGTATTCGTCATGGCCTTCTCAGTCATCACTGTCATCGCAACATCAGAGCAGAACGATGCTGCCAACACAGAGGAGACGACATCGGATCTGACGATCAACGCCATCGATACCTCAGTCACTCTTACAGGTAATGGTGCATACTACTACGCGGACAATGGGGACACTGTAAGCGCAGGTTCTGACGGAGATTACTCCGTAACTGTCTTCGTCAGGCACGGCGCTTCGGTCACATTCGCATCGAAGAGCACCCATTCCATAACTGTCACTGCGTACGTCGCGGCAACGGCCAGCGACTCCTGGATATCAGGTCAGGTGACCTATTACAAGGATACCAAGCTGGAGTTTGTCGTGGCTGCCGGCGGAGTTTATACACAAACCATCACAGCAAGCAACAATGCCGGAAATACAGATCATTTCAGCATAACCACGATGGATGAGCACACGACGTTGAAGACGCCGTACAAGAAGGACGGCACGACATACACCTTCCTCACCGATGGGTCCAAGACCGCATATTACAACGAGCAGTTGATCGTCTTCCCCGTAGGATCCATGGGAACATACACCGTGAGTTCTCTTACCTACTCCAACGGAACCGCAGGCACGACAGCCGTTGCCACAGCGACCGTCAGAGCAGCAACTGCATCAACCGGAGTCATTACCTTCTCGATTGGAACCGCCGCAACAGGCACGATGGTCATTGGTATAACAGAAGCAGCATCCAGCATGGGTTTCACGATGGACAAAGGTGTTGCAACGATGACTGCCGGCGAATTGAATTACGGATTCATGACAACTAACGTATCCATCAATTTCTATGCGACCAAGGCAGTGCAGGTCGCCAGTAACAGTCCGCTTAACGATGGTAATGTGACGATCTCAAGCACCAGCGCAGGCATCGAAGCTGCTGCGGCTGCACCTTTCATCTACGGCAAGGTGGAGGCGGGCAGATTCTCCAATGCAGGCATCACAGCCACTTTGAACAACGCCACTGCCCACATCACCCTGAACAATCTGAACGGCACCGGGGACGTCATCAACAGCAACAAGGCCTATGTGGAGGAATACACAGGCACCCTCACCATCTCGGAGACGGGAACGGCCATTGTTTCGACGAGTTACACGAGGATCTCTCTGGAATCAGGGACATTCACTGTAGCCAACAATTTCCACGTGTACGAGAACGATTACATTAACATATCGGCGGATTCCAGGCTGGTCATGGGCGAGAACTTCCTGGTCGACAAGGCCACCAGTCTGGGTGCATCATCAGGCAGGATGATCGTTAAAGGAGGATTGGATTCCTCCGCAGCGTCAACGGCTTTGAAATGCTCCGGGACATTCAAGGCGCACAAAGGCATGTGGATGTCCTCCAAGGTCAAGGTCGATGACCAGAACGGCACCGGTACCATAGACTTCACAGAAGCACTGTCCAGGATGGGCATCGGCGGAACCATGATGGGCGGAGCGACCTTCCACCAGACTCAGAGCGTTGACCTCATCAGCGACCTCACGATACGCAACAATTCCGTCGTCACGGTATGGGGCACACTCACCATCCCCGAGGGGATGACGCTGACCATCGATCAGGGATCGACTCTGATCATCGATTCCGATTCCGCCATACTAGACGTCAAGGGGGACATCGAGGTGAAGGACGGAGCCTATCTCCGCGTCTATAACCTCGAATCATCGTCAGTCACAGGTTCTATAGAAGGTTGGCGCGGATCGAACATCATACTCGGAGCAGAGGACACGGTCACCGCGAGCGGACCTCTCAGCATAGCGAACGGGGGGTCCCTGGAATCGCAGGGTAACCTGGACCTCTACGCATACAACAACGTCGGTGTCAGTCTCAAGACCTCGGCCGGATCCAAGGTCGTCATCGAAGGCACCTTCTCCGCCGAATCCAAATCCACCTCAATCGGGGGGAAGCTCATCCTTGACGATGCATACATGGGGCTCAGCTCGGAGCTCGTCCTGGCGACCACAGGTGCAGAGGCCGATGTGAGAGAGGTCACCATCGCCCGCCAGACATCAGCCTCCACAAGCGCAGTACTAACGATAAAGGACGGTGTCAACACGTTCACCGTGGCATCCCACGACGGTTCGACCGACGGAATCGACGACAGGACCGGACTCGAGGGAATCAAGTTAACAGTGGCATCCGGAACGACCTCCAGGGGAATGGATATCTCTGGACACATGGACTATGTCCTGCCAAACGGATCCAACGATTATCCGGTGGTCACCATATCGGGATCCACGCCGATGGTCAAGGAAGACCTCTACCTCGGCGACAAGGTGGTACTGAACGTGGCCGCGAACAAGCTCGCGGTCTCCGGCAACTTATACGTCCTGAGCAGCGATGCCCGCCTATCGGTGACCGGAAAGGTGGCTTCCACCGGACTCATCACCCTGAGGACGAACGTCGACACCCCGACCAACATGATCGGGGCCTACTACAAGCCTGACGACCTCAGCAGCATCTATCACTATTACACCACGCTCGAGAAGGCAATGGATGCCGGAGCCACCGCGATCACCATCTACGGAGCTTACGCGCTGAACTCGAATCTGTATGTGCCTTCGACCGTGGAGCTGAGCAACAGAGGGGACGTGACCATCGGGTCCAGGACCAACACCTCCGCGGTTGTCAAGTTCGCGGACGGGGCCGTCTTCAGAGGGAACGGCGTGACCGTGTACGGTACCCTTGAATTCGAGAACAAGGATGACAACAGGCTTGCTCACGTCAATTGCGATGTGGCAGTGGAAGGGGAAGTCTCCTCGATATACACCAACGTTTACAATGCATTGAACAATGCCAATCCTGGCGACACGGTCACCATCACATCGACCGAGACAGTAACATTCAGGTCCAACGTGACCGTGAAAGAGGGGGTCACGCTAGCAGCACCCTACAAGACGCAGCTGGCTTTAGGTCCGAGAACGGTCATCACCATCGACGGTACGGTCACAGCCTTCAACGGTATCGCCGGAACATTCGACGGATCGTCTCCTTCGGAGCTCGTGGTCAACGGTGTGTTCATGACGGGCGAGAGCGATAATCCCGCAACGATCTATGCGAAGTACAAGGTCGCCGCAATGTACTACTGCGTGTACGACAGAGGGCCATACGTGAACGTAACGCCCCTCAGAACAGCATCGATCGATGTGATGGACGCAGAAGATGCGACGATCTTCGCTTACGGCGCAGTAGACGGAGGCGCCGTCTCCGTCATGGGAAAGTCTGCAGACGAACCTGCTACGATCATCGTCGCCGAAGGCAGCTCGCTGACGGCAGACATCACGGCAGCCAACGCACGGTTGGTTGCTTTGGGAACATTCGATGGAACAATCTCCAACGGCACAAATGTCGCAGAGATCAAGGGCATCAGAGGCTTCACAGCAACATTCGATTCCGGCCTTATCCTGAGCGGATCAGTAACGAAGGGTGCGAAGTCCAAGACTCCTGTAATCACTCTGACGGACGGAACGGTCACCGCAACGGGTCTGACCGTCCCCGAAACAGTGGGATTCGAAGTGAATGCGGGTTCCGCTTTGGCCATTGCTGGGAAGGTATCGATCTACACGATGACGGTCGACGGTACCGTCATCGTCAACAGTGGGAAGAACCCCGCAAGTGAGAACAAATCCACATCAGCAGGTTCGCTGACCGTCGTCAGCGCAACGATCCTCGGATCCCTTGTTGTCCTGCCAGCTGACAACACCAACGGAGAATCCCATGGCGGATCCCTCACGGTCACATCATTGTACATCGGAATGGAGTCCGACGACCTCTCCGCTACAGCTATCGCGTCAGCGAGATCCATCGGATTCGCCGATGATGCCGGCATCATCTATCTCAGGGCAGGCTCCACCATATCCGACGACGCGGTGACCGACATGAAGGCATCCAGATTCTACGTGGACGGGGAGCTCTACATGACGGTGTACGTCCCCGGCGACAGCACCTGCACCGAAGCAGATATAGGCAGACCGACGGTAGAGGATTCCATAGCTGGAAAGTGGATGCTGGACGGGGAGGAGGTAGACACCGTCGACCTCACAATGGGCAAGGACTATGAGCTGAACGTCAACCACAAAATATACTACGTCACCATCGTGACCGATTCCGGGCTGAAGTCCGTCTCCATCGACGGTATCCTGCTGCTGAACACAGGCGGCAACGTCTTCGTCTCCACAAAGATGCTCGAGGCAGGCACATACGAGGTCACCTACACCCTGATGAAGAAGTACGAGGAGACCGCCTCCGGGGTACAGCTCTCGGACCGCCACGGCAACGTCCTGGAGGATCGGAAGTTCGTCCTGTCAGGGACCGACGGCTACGATGACGAGAAGGGATATGCGCTCCGCACATTCCAGCTGTCCGGTACCGAACCCATCTCTCCGGAACCCGTCGAACCGGAGAAGGAGTCCGAACTGACCATAACCAATCTCCTGCTGTCCCTGTTGTTCGTCATCCTTTCGATAATGGCCATCTACCTTGCCCTCAGCCTCGACAGGCGCTGATGAAGCAAACTCTAATGCAGAATAGAAGTGCCGAGTTCCATTCACTCAGGACACGGTCTCACAGATCTGATGAATCCAAGAAAAGGAAAGAGGCCAGGGTGACCCTGGCCGTTGGGAACGGTTACGGCTTCAGTTCATCCGATTCTTTGCGTATCGGAGGAGAGATCCTGTCGCCTCTGCGATAGGCCGCAATGCATATCAGCAGGATGATCAAGAACGCCGGAAGCAGGCAATATCCTGCCCATACAGCATCCTCGCCGAAATCACCCGCCAACAACATCCACGACAGCCAGCTCAGGAGCACCGCGATCAGAAAGACCGTAATCACAATCAACCATTCCTTTATCGACCAGTTTGTCATATTGCCCATAGCAATCCCTTCTGCAGAACAGGTCTGCAATACTGAAGGCGTTCTGCGGATATTTATTCAAGACCTTATCAAGCGGTAACTGAACGTCAGTCAATCGGAACTCTGGTCATAAGGACAAAATGGTAAATTCCGGTCCATCGCAGAGAAGCGTTCCTGATTGCGTTCTCTTGAAGGAGCGAACCTATGCCTATGATCAAAATGACGGGCCCCATTACGATCAGATGGGGGATATCCGAGGTGATGATGCCTGCCAATCTCAGCATCCAGATGGTGACAATGATCAAAAGCAGCGATACTATGACGATGCGATACCGGCGGCTGATCGACTTCCTAATCCTGACTATGGTTCTCCGATCCCTTTCGTCATCATAATCCTCTCCGTTCATAATGGAGGTCAGACTCATATCGCGCCTGTAACACACCAACATAGGCACAAGCGACATCAGGATCGGAATGAACACCGTAACTTGGAACACCAATTGGGCATCGGTGTCCAGTTCCCATATGAGGAATGCAACGGTATATACAGCAAGAACGACCGCACTGTTTATCATCAGCCACAGCGCAACCATATAGAGCGGATCCATCTTAATTTTGACCGCCTCCTCCTTCTTTCAGCGGGACCTAATGAGCGACGTATCCCTTTCGAACGAATACTTCCCATCCGTGTACGTCAGGTTCAGTACCGCATCCTCATAGGTCTGCGACGAAGGTATCGTGAACGACACCTTACCAGCATAGACCAAACCCAGGTTCTTCATGTCCGTCTGAGATGGGGAATACAATTCCTCGCCGACGTTCAGCTCGAAGGAGATCCCGGACCAGTCGATGTACAAAAACTTGTTGTCAGCCAGGAAGATTTGGTATGTGACCTTGTTCCATTCAGGTCCCGTCTCCACCTCATCGGTCCCGTAGTCATACACTATGTCCGGTTTCAGGATGCCGGTGAGGTCAATGACGGCATACGCCACCAGAATCAAGATGATTATGGGGATGATAGCTGTAAGGATGGAATCGCGGTTACGCCTGTACTTGGGAGGTCCGGATCTCAGATATGCGTCGCGGTTCTCGGACGATATGGTCCTGCCGTCGTTCTGATATGTTTCGTCCTCGGAGGCGAATGTTGCTCCGCAGAACGGACATGATGATTCGCCTTCGTCATGCATTCTTCCGCATTTCCAACATATCCTAGCCACTATCTCACCGTTTCGAGTCAGAACAGGCTTCACCGTTTAGGTTCCACTTCTGGACCAGCCACGCATCTAAATCTCTGCAGTATGCACGGGTACTCCGCGTAGCGGGTAATGTGCGCAGAACACTCTGCCGTCGGATCCGCTTTGGATCATGCCTTTGGGCTGTCGGGCCTTTTTCACGGTCGTACCCCTGAGGATCCTATGCCGTCCGGCCAGGAGACACCTGCTGTATACCGGTACACCGTGAGAATCACGAGTATCCCGATGGAGATACCAATGAATCAGTCTCTCCGGACGTCTCGGCAAGGTTACCGGGACCCATGATATTGTCCCGACCGTGTGTGGTGATGGACCTCCCCACAGCGCAGGTCTTGTCGCTGTCACGGAGGCGGGCCCTCGCATAGGACACGATGAACGGCAGGCCACCAGGTAATGAATGGCCCTCTGGTCCGTTCCTGTCATCAGGCATGTCCGGATGTGGTTCGGGATACGATGCAGTTGCGCTTCCGCTATCGTCGGTTAGATCGAAACCGCAGTACGTATGACTGGTGACCTCGATCGGAATGCAGTGCACATCCAATCCTGGCGCGAATGCCGTACCCGGAACGGTCAGCCCGACAGCGTCGTGCATCGTGATTCCTTCTCCATTCATGTCCTTATCCTGCGGATTTCTCGGCAGAGTGTTCCGCAGTGATAGAGAGAATCTGTCAATATTTAACCAAGGCCTTTCCAGGCGGTACGGTACCAAAAGGTAAGAATTCCCTGTCCGTCGAATAGCAGGTCTAAAGATCTACGATAGGTATTGAATGTTACTTTTCAAGTGACCTGTTTTTATCTTTCTTACTAGAAACGAATCCTTCAGACACCTTACAAAATCTGACCATCTGGAAAGGTCTTGATTATATATCCTGCAGCCCCTCGATACATTTGCCTGTCAGCCCGAGAAAGATGCGGACAGCCGGTTACCTAGGCCCACTGAACAGGGCGCTTTCGGCATAGTAGTGACTGTATTTCATTCCGGGTCCGTCGACGACTCTTGTTGCCCGGGCGGACAGGCTGTTCTTCTCCCCTAGCTATCTCATCGAGAATCCATTATAGCACTTCGTCGATTCGTGTTATCCCGGACACGATTTCTCACCCTCATTTCCCCATTGCTGGATGTATTGTCGGACTGACCATTCGGAAAGGTCTCGGTTATATATCGAGAGGACTCATACATTTCACGTCGCGCCCGCTCGGAGGGGATTGATCGAAAGGGAGTTAACATCAGGGGTATCGATTTGGAACTGAAAGTGAACGGTCTGACTGCCATGCTATCGAACAGGACGGTTCTGGAGAACGTTACGTTCAGCGTCCCCGAGTCCAAATGCTTGGGGGTATGCGGACCTAATGGTTCCGGAAAGACCACCCTCCTATTGACGATAGCCGGACTGTATGACAGCCATGGTACAGTGACAGTTGATGGGAAGGACGTCGCCGAGGTAGATCCCTGCGAAGCAGGCATCCATTACGTCGCAGATACCGCGGCAGCGTTCGATATGACCGTCTCCGAGAATCTCGAGATGTTCTACCAGTGTTACAGAGGATATCCCGGCAGGCACAGGATGGACTCCGACATCGAGGACATCCTGGAAGCGGTGAAACTTGTCGGCCGCAAGGATTCCATGCCGGGTACCCTGTCAGACGGGATGAGGAAAGGACTGTCCTACGCCAGGACCATGGTGGGACTTCCCGACCTCGTGATCATGGACGAACCGTTCTCCTGTCTGGATACAGAAGGCCGTATCCATCTGGAGGGGTACGTCAGAGCCCTGAAGTCTCTAGGTACGTCATTCGTAATAAGCTCCAACGACCTAATGAGTCTCCAGAGGGTAAGCGACACCCTGCTGTTCCTCAAGAAAGGCAAGGTTCTGGACATAATCGACAACAGGGAGGGA
The nucleotide sequence above comes from Methanomassiliicoccales archaeon LGM-RCC1. Encoded proteins:
- a CDS encoding ABC transporter ATP-binding protein, which codes for MELKVNGLTAMLSNRTVLENVTFSVPESKCLGVCGPNGSGKTTLLLTIAGLYDSHGTVTVDGKDVAEVDPCEAGIHYVADTAAAFDMTVSENLEMFYQCYRGYPGRHRMDSDIEDILEAVKLVGRKDSMPGTLSDGMRKGLSYARTMVGLPDLVIMDEPFSCLDTEGRIHLEGYVRALKSLGTSFVISSNDLMSLQRVSDTLLFLKKGKVLDIIDNREGLDLTERYLALMRGARF
- a CDS encoding zinc ribbon domain-containing protein, translating into MARICWKCGRMHDEGESSCPFCGATFASEDETYQNDGRTISSENRDAYLRSGPPKYRRNRDSILTAIIPIIILILVAYAVIDLTGILKPDIVYDYGTDEVETGPEWNKVTYQIFLADNKFLYIDWSGISFELNVGEELYSPSQTDMKNLGLVYAGKVSFTIPSSQTYEDAVLNLTYTDGKYSFERDTSLIRSR